AGATACTTGGTTTATGGGAGTTACAAATTATCTTTTTAACATGCTCGGCCCAGTCGGTAAAATATGGGCCGTAATTCTACTTTAAATTTTTATTGTAAAGGTTTTGAAGTCTGAAAAAACCTAATAATGTAATTCAGCGGGTTAAGAATATTTTTTTACGAGGAGATATTAATAATTAGTCCTTATTTCATTTGAAAAGTTCTtgctataatttattttttaactaTTGGATTTTCGATGTAAACATGTGGAAGGGTTGGATTATGCTATTCAATCACCTACAAATATTATGTATTACTGATCTTAAATAATATGATAGTTTGTGTAAGTACTAAGCCACATTTTAAATTCATATAGTTTTTTAAAATACCGCAATATAGGTTATTCTCTCATATCATTTTACTCCTCATTTCTGGACTTACCTAAGgcatttaaatttcaaaaattagcTACTTCTAAATCTAAGGTAATATTTATAGTGGTGCTTCTTAAGTGTATGAAAGATAACCGATTAAAATGGTAGATAAAGGTTAGGAATCATGTGTATTTTGGATGATAAGCAAAACACATAGCATAAAACTGGCTAAGTCAAATCATACGAGTAATTATCAACGGCCTAACGGCTATCTCAAAGCATAGTAGTTGATATTGTACTTATCAATGGATAAGTTTTTTGTAACATTTTCTACACGATTCTAGCATAGCCAGTATCAAATGCCTGGATACCATCCaggaataatgtatcgaaaacTTGAGAACATATAAATGCCGTTGAAATGGCTCCTTAACATCACCTGATCTGACATTGTTGCTTCTGTTTGAGGCTATGTATCAATTGCTAGTAAAGAagagttatatatatatatatctattaagAAGTAAATATGAATTGTATAATCAAGCTGATCTGATCTGAAACTGCCATATCAGGTGGTCTGTTTTGAGAAAGCTAATTTTCACTTGACACCATTTTCTAGATACGATAAGGTCTCAAATATTAAATTGAAAATTAAAGTAACATAACTGAAATCTTAAAAACAATCGTCAGAGTAAAACTAAGCAAAACAATTATTCAACCCACAAAAGTTTGATGATCATTACGCAGTCACTGCGAGCATAAAATTTGTTTTTTCAACCCACCAGGGGTTGATAGAAGTACTCAAAAGTCAAGATAGTTGTCGCCTTCAATAAATTTAGAAAAAAGCGCCCAGAAGTCATCATCCGTTCCCTAATAACATTTCACAGAGGATTTATTCATTCAATATATAGTTTAGAATTTGAACTGCTAAGCTACTACTGTAAgctagggtttagggtttaggatAGTATCAATTCAAAACTGGAAGTCTCAGTATTGTCTGCTGAGTTCGCAATGCATCCATTGTCATGCTTCTATAATATGTGACATGTACAGTATGAGTTAAGCATTGAAGTTGATGAGCATAAGAGACTCATGTTCATTTTTAACACATGGTACTTAATTATGCAGTACCCTGTAGATATAGGAAGATGAAGTAGATATAGTTGCAAAAGAAGAACAATTAGTTCGTTAAGTACCCTTTCTGCAATAtcaatatataaataaatttacatatgTTAAGTATATACCTCATCAAGGTTTGTGTGCACCTTGTTAGCATTTGGCATGTCTTTATTTCCCAGAAAGGCATCTCCAAAATCAAAATTGTTTCTGACATAGCAGTCTTGATTTTGGTTCTACATGTGATAACACGTAGAGGAAAAAGTTGAAGATAATCAATTAAGCAGTTATATATCGATATCTAAATAATTTTACATATATTAAGTATGTACCTCATCAAGTTTATGTGTGCCTTGTCAGCATTTGGCATGTCATTGTTTACCAAAAAAGCATCTCCAAAATTAACATTGTTTCCCAAGTAGTGGTCTTGATTGTTGTTCTACAAGCGATGACACGTAAAGGAGAAATATATATAATCACGCAGCAATATATCGATATCTAAATAATTTACCATACATTAAGTATATACCTCAATAAGGTTTGTGGGCACCTTTTCAGCATATGCCATGTCTTTGTTTCCGACATAGCAGTCTTGACTTATGACCTACATGTTAAAACACTTGTTTGAATAGTTGTAAAAACTATGTGGTATATCAGAGAGAGTAGAACGTAAATTTATGTTAATTTACTAAACCTTATCAGTTGATTGATAGGTACTTCCATCAAGGAAAAGGTTACTATGATCAGCAGGTTCATATTGCTGCTCAGGGAGAACATTATCCAATGTAGAAGATGTCAAATTTCTCTGTGAAATAAATGTATTGCAAACTTCTTGTCCACTGCCAGTATAGCAGTTTGGTGGCTGCATTTGTTTAGAAAAGCCATTTTGATTCATGGGAATCGTAGCCAAGGTTTGGACATaattaaatccactgcaaatcTTGTCAGTGCTGGAAAATTCTGTGTTTGTGGTTGGTACATCAGACTTGGATATGTACCGTTTGTTAGGCCACTTGGGCGAAAACCTGTAGAATGACAAATCAAACAGTTTCCACCCAAGCTCATTCATGTTAACAAATGCCTGACAGAATGGTGTCTAATATTTAATTACCTGGATTGGTTGGTAGCTTAGTTTGTCCGTAACCAGGTAGTGCCTTATGGCTGAGAAACGATGAGGACCACCTTTTCCCATTTTGGAGTGTTTTAAACAAGTCTGGATTTTGTTCTGCTTCAGACTGTTTCTCTTGGTCGATTCGGTACTTCTGCGAATATTAGAATAAAGAAGACATTAGAACAGCAGAATTAGAAATTCTCGTCACACAGAAGAAAAGGAGAAAAGAGGGGGGAGGAACTAACTTGCAAGTGACTGGCTACTTGTTCCCTCCTCAGTCCAGGCACATTCATTACGGTAACAATGTTCCTCGGAATAGATCCTACAACAAAAATTCATCGCGGACAATTCAAGTATGTGAGACATAATCAACATCATTAAACTGTAGTGAAAGACTTGTTAAAATGTACCATCTTACCTTGAGGCCCTAGATGCTGCACAGCTCTTACAAACTTGTCATGGAGAAAAGGTGTCCAATTAAGCTTGTTCTTTTTTGTTAGAAAAGCTTTGTCTTTCAGAACTCTGTTTTTGCCATGATTATGATCTTCATTATCAGTTATCTGAAGCTTTCgcttcgatttcttttcatataaCTTATTACCAGTGTCATCTTCATTGTCCTTAGCAGAACTATCATCAGATACTAAGTTTTTCCCTTTAGCTAGATTCTTTTTCCATTGGTTCACAAAATCCCATATTGATTTCATGTCTTCTGTAGTAATGGGCTT
This sequence is a window from Apium graveolens cultivar Ventura unplaced genomic scaffold, ASM990537v1 ctg5282, whole genome shotgun sequence. Protein-coding genes within it:
- the LOC141702564 gene encoding two-component response regulator ARR14-like — translated: MVTILVVDDDRTCLSLIASLLKGCAYRVLTAKDPLDALRILRTGVIKFDLVVSDVHMPGMDGFELQRWIHQDFQLPVLYSSVNDLHQQTNQTLEILLLVMSGDREASNLCEGSQSGASLFVVKPITTEDMKSIWDFVNQWKKNLAKGKNLVSDDSSAKDNEDDTGNKLYEKKSKRKLQITDNEDHNHGKNRVLKDKAFLTKKNKLNWTPFLHDKFVRAVQHLGPQGSIPRNIVTVMNVPGLRREQVASHLQKYRIDQEKQSEAEQNPDLFKTLQNGKRFSPKWPNKRYISKSDVPTTNTEFSSTDKICSGFNYVQTLATIPMNQNGFSKQMQPPNCYTGSGQEVCNTFISQRNLTSSTLDNVLPEQQYEPADHSNLFLDGSTYQSTDKVISQDCYVGNKDMAYAEKVPTNLIENNNQDHYLGNNVNFGDAFLNQNQDCYVRNNFDFGDAFLGNKDMPNANKVHTNLDEGTA